Proteins from a single region of Cryptococcus neoformans var. grubii H99 chromosome 5, complete sequence:
- a CDS encoding electron transfer flavoprotein alpha subunit produces MLYRSALRASRAFTPRLASTHSRLVSSLVFLEHKAGKLNEASLSAVTAAKTLGNDTHGLLVGTKSEIENVLDRAKEIKDLSKIYLATSDSYSHSLAEALASLLASIVSAKDVSHIFAAHTAVGKNVFPRLAGLLDSSLIADIIALESSGDTFTRPIYAGNAVLTIKSSPKDSVKVVTVRSTAFDKAAVANGSALVEDVDIITVDIPTQFVSEELTVSSRPDLASAARVVSGGRALKSKESFDTILDPLADSLGAAVGASRAAVDAGYADNSLQVGQTGKVVAPELYVAIGISGAIQHLAGMKESKMIIAINKDPDAPIFQVADVGLVADLFESVPQLVKEINNVKV; encoded by the exons ATGCTCTACAGATCAGCCCTCAGAGCGTCCCGTGCTTTCACACCTCGACTCGCATCAACGCACAGCAGGCTTGTGTCGTCCCTCGTCTTTCTCGAGCATAAAGCTGGGAAGCTCAATGAAGCCTCACTCAGTGCTGTGACCGCTGCTAAGACGTTAGGCAATGAC ACACATGGCCTTCTTGTAGGCACCAAGTCCGAAATTGAAAATGTCCTTGATAGGGCAAAAGA GATCAAGGACCTATCTAAAATTTACTTGGCGACATCGGACTCTTACTCGCACTCTCTCGCTGAAG CCCTAGCGTCGTTACTTGCTTCTATTGTATCAGCGAAGGATGTCTCCCACATTTTCGCAGCGCACACGGCTGTTGGAAAAAACGTCTTTCCCAGATTGGCTGGATTGTTAGACAGTTCTTTG ATTGCCGACATTATTGCCCTTGAATCATCAGGCGACACGTTCACTCGACCGATCTATGCTGGTAATGCTGTTCTGACCATAAAATCATCCCCCAAAGATTCTGTCAAAGTTGTGACCGTGCGATCTACAGCGTTTGACAAAGCAGCTGTCGCAAACGGATCTGCActtgttgaggatgttgatATTATAACCGTTGACA TTCCTACTCAATTTGTTTCCGAAGAATTGACCGTATCTTCTCGCCCTGATCTAGCATCGGCTGCTAGGGTCGTATCCGGTGGTCGTGCACTCAAATCTAAAGAAAGCTTTGACACAATTTTGGACCCTCTTGCTGATTCACTTGGCGCTG CGGTTGGGGCATCGAGGGCGGCAGTAGATGCAGGATATGCCGATAACTCTCTTCAAGTTGGTCAAACAGGCAAG GTCGTTGCCCCCGAGCTGTATGTTGCGATTGGTATTTCTGGTGCAATTCAACATCTGGCAGGTATGAAGGAATCAAAGATGATCATCGCGATCAACAAGGATCCGGATGCTCCTATCTTCCAAGTAGCTGATGTGGGACTTGTCGCGGATCTCTTTGAGTCCGTACCTCAGTTAGTTAAGGAGATTAACAATGTTAAGGTTTAG
- a CDS encoding pheromone a factor receptor, which translates to MHDLSLVIFSGIGILLVLLPLPLHWRARNAGTLLLIAWLFIANFIFFVDGIVWWNSYDLPPSPIWCDIASKLFIGVPVGISATSLCITRRLVMIASSTAVTITQRQKRIALAVDLFLAIGMPVLVMALHYIVQAHRFDIIEGYGCQPVTWPGVPALFAVTWWSPLLTIIAAGYGAIALRFFLYRRLQFHTVLRSSRSSLDSRHYLRLMALASVDIILGLPATLFTLIVNIQQRRSYPSWDWVHLDWSRIELYPASSILSDAQETIAIVLPRWLAPLLSIIFFLFFGVSIDAMGEYAKWYRAIRAKTPFLPFRREDILPIAAPKLGSAIAKPSGADWKDSTIANDDTLDGSYFNDLDRFDSTPGVVPGGIMVAVSVERAVV; encoded by the exons ATGCACGACCTCAGCCTCGTCATTTTCAGCGGGATCGGtattcttcttgtccttctacctctgcctcttcaCTGGCGAGCTCGGAATGCCGGCACTTTGCTATTGATTGCATGGCTTTTCATCGCCAACTTTATTTTTTTCGTTGATGGCATTGTCTGGTGGAACAGTTATGATTTGCCACCATCCCCAATCTGGTGCGATATAG CAAGCAAGCTTTTCATCGGAGTCCCTGTTGGAATTTCAGCCACGAGTCTTTGTATCACTCGTCGCCTAGTGATGATTGCATCGTCTACCGCTGTTACGATAACTCAGCGTCAGAAACGTATTGCTCTTGCAGTCGATTTATTTTTGGCTATCGGAATGCCAGTGCTTGTTATGGCGCTACATTACATAGTCCAAGCACATCGTTTCGACATCATCGAAGGTTATGGATGTCAGCCTGTGACTTGGCCTGGGGTTCCAGCTCTCTTCGCTGTTACCTGGTGGTCTCCTTTACTGACGATCATTGCTGCTGGTTACGGCG CTATCGCTTTAAggttttttctttatcgACGTTTGCAATTCCATACAGTTCTGAGATCTTCGAGAAGTAGTTTGGATAGTCGCCATTATTTACGGCTAATGGCTCTCGCAAGTGTTGATATCATCCTTGGCTTGCCTGCAACATTATTCACTCTAATTGTAAACATTCAACAAAGGCGATCGTATCCTTCGTGGGATTGGGTTCATCTAGATTGGTCTCGTATCGAGCTGTACCCTGcatcatccatcctttcaGACGCTCAAGAAACGATAGCTATTGTCTTGCCAAGATGGCTAGCGCCTCTCTTATCTATCATATTCTTCCTGTTCTTTGGAGTGTCAATTGATGCGATGGGGGAATACGCCAAATGGTACCGTGCAATTCGGGCTAAAACTCCCTTTTTACCTTTCCGCCGAGAAGACAT CCTTCCTATAGCCGCTCCGAAATTGGGATCGGCGATAGCCAAACCTAGCGGAGCGGACTGGAAAGACTCTACAATCGCAAATGATGATACATTGGATGGGAGTTATTTCAACGACCTAGATAGATTTGACTCTACTCCAGGAGTAGTCCCGGGTGGCATAATGGTTGCCGTCTCGGTCGAGCGTGCTGTCGTTTGA
- a CDS encoding IKS protein kinase, whose translation MMDIEDPSRDMAGAGELEQDWRPIGHTSNQLVLYHPASHALRVRIQPPSSPRSTFPSNIVRANDALKRRSPDLATRPLCLLCRQPVSRNGLGEVAAISGMDSYFQTLEHVHSESESFSEGMGIDNLLNAPQMDTSNEENSSATGYYVRFFKEVRKLGMGAEGSVYLAVHHIEGDTLGTYAVKKIAVGESKEYLHKILHEVKLLEVLRHTNIIPYYHAWIDTTRFSDLAPPVLALHVLMMYASGGNLDSLLLSRSHSTGFATGLSADDIADAESIDKLPKEERIKAFKRRRQSAKTEWANNRRSFSGGMGASRAENRGVLLLSFEEIVQLFGDIIEGLSFLHSNSILHLDLKCSNVLLHWEEGKLVPKAMLSDFGTSEEMLRGQRERTGHTGTMEYMAPETLVQDSEGRFRPSDSHADMWSLGMILYKMMFLKLPYEECDNYDVLRAQIISYKGFLPDGSLLQNLQRRHIPQRFVFLLKKLLDIHPEKRPSAEKTRSVLADIKHHSNQNEDYSSAIVGQTLASLENLSYPNRGICRRNSVVVNDGHLNADATASNNVLLPFFPSPKKKLLPSFIDGHERAMTCLAGPAVRLALLFGKLVSIQPSISGVRLPPAVAVILILLALTDLAHQGSLLWSLTCLIAHCAAVLNFSSHEV comes from the exons ATGATGGATATCGAGGACCCCAGCAGGGACATGGCAGGCGCGGGAGAATTGGAACAGGACTGGAGACCCATTGG CCATACTTCAAATCAGCTCGTTTTATATCATCCTGCCTCACATGCTCTGCGAGTTCGCATACAGCCGCCCTCGTCACCACGTTCCACTTTCCCTAGCAATATCGTGCGCGCGAACGATGCGCTTAAGAGACGATCTCCCGATTTGGCGACTAGACCCCTGTGCTTGCTCTGCCGACAACCCGTTTCCAGAAATGGCCTTGGTGAGGTTGCTGCAATATCAGGCATGGACAGTTATTTCCAAACATTAGAACATGTCCATTCAGAATCTGAAAGTTTCTCGGAAGGTATGGGAATTGACAATCTGCTGAACGCCCCGCAAATGGATACGTCCAATGAAGAGAATTCTTCAGCAACAGGCTATTATGTCCGGTTTTTCAAAGAAGTACGGAAACTAGGAATGGGCGCTGAGGGAAGTGTATATCTGGCTGTACATCACATTGAGGGGGATACCTTAG GAACGTATGCGGTAAAGAAAATAGCTGTCGGGGAATCCAAGGAATATCTTCACAAAATCCTGCATGAAGTGAAGCTGTTGGAAGTTCTGAGGCATACCAACATTATACCTTACTACCATGCGTGGATTGACACGACTCGATTCTCTGA TCTCGCTCCCCCGGTGCTTGCTCTACATGTTCTCATGATGTACGCTTCTGGCGGAAATCTTGATTCACTACTTCTTTCACGATCTCATTCGACAGGATTCGCGACCGGTCTCTCGGCAGACGACATTGCCGACGCCGAATCAATCGACAAGTTGCCCAAAGAAGAACGCATTAAGGCGTTCAAACGCAGAAGGCAAAGCGCCAAAACCGAGTGGGCAAACAATCGGCGATCGTTTTCAGGTGGTATGGGGGCCTCCAGGGCAGAAAACAGAGGTGTACTGCTACTTAGTTTTGAAGAAATCGTCCAGCTTTTCGGAGACATAATTGAGGGACTGTCTTTTCTT CATTCAAACTCCATTTTGCATCTGGATTTAAAATGCTCTAACGTTCTTCTGCActgggaggagggaaagtTGGT ACCGAAGGCGATGTTGTCCGATTTTGGCACTTCAGAAGAGATGCTTAGAGGTCAGAGAGAAAGGACAGGCCATACTGGTACCATGGA GTACATG GCGCCGGAGACACTAGTCCAAGACAGTGAAGGCCGTTTTCGGCCCTCTGATTCACATGCAGACATGTGGTCTCTTG GGATGATTTTGTACAAGATGATGTTTTTGAAACTGCCATATGAAGAATGCGACAACTATGATGTTCTTCGTGCCCAAATCATTTCCTATAAGGG CTTCCTACCGGATGGGTCTCTACTGCAGAATTTACAGCGCCGACATATTCCACAACGCTttgtcttccttctcaagaAATTATTGGATATCCATCCGGAAAAGCGTCCTTCTGCtgagaagacgagaagcGTTTTAGCGGACATT AAACATCACTCAAATCAAAATGAGGATTATTCTTCGGCGATAGTTGGGCAAACGCTTGCGTCATTGGAAAACCTCTCTTACCCAAACAGAGGTATTTGTCGAAGAAATTCGGTAGTCGTCAACGACGGTCACCTCAATGCCGACGCAACCGCGTCAAACaacgttcttcttcccttcttcccgtcaccaaaaaaaaaattgctACCATCATTCATCGATGGCCATGAGCGAGCAATGACCTGCCTTGCTGGTCCAGCGGTGCGCCTAGCATTGTTGTTCGGCAAGCTCGTTTCCATTCAGCCTAGTATCTCCGGTGTCAGATTACCGCCTGCTGTTGCAGTCATCCTTATTCTCTTAGCCTTAACTGATTTAGCCCACCAAGGATCACTTCTCTGGTCTTTGACCTGTTTGATAGCTCATTGTGCTGCAGTTCTCAATTTCTCTTCCCACGAGGTATAA